In the genome of Actinomadura graeca, one region contains:
- a CDS encoding cytochrome P450, translated as MLIPAAAAVLAAVLSLPWWLPGRVVALRVRLFARINGDEGIPVPGDLVGVERFMEVYSHPAAGGRSKGAALSDLFWYWLAPGPHVHQEHLEAGERYEAVAAATRGFLAVRRTDAEGLARRCVAEVLDDTGVRAHVRLRDLMMPVWAAFYYETVFGEPCPRGARDLIVGHADDVVTALKCCGLRHMRRRDRLTRYLAARLPDVRCPLPAGLPDEERALYLQGTFFNTAVVQMSEAMAHLLMVLAQHPRAQEEARTGDDRRLDQLIAETMRLYPLFGVAHRITTADIPLGGGAAIPSGSVLCFNYPDYHRAGLPDPGRFDPDRFAPPRHRDLRHIPFGVAANRPCPAWRLAPITMRAAAREVLRRHTLVSSASHTRSMPNRGPCLLVPRGDTRPHRPALLLMRLRDRWEDVWRSLVQLVLGTYMVRDARRRRMCGRHFDPDPS; from the coding sequence ATGCTGATCCCGGCGGCCGCGGCGGTGCTGGCGGCCGTGCTCAGCCTGCCGTGGTGGCTGCCGGGCCGGGTCGTCGCCCTGCGGGTCCGGCTGTTCGCCCGGATCAACGGCGACGAGGGCATCCCCGTGCCCGGCGACCTGGTCGGGGTGGAGCGCTTCATGGAGGTCTACTCCCACCCCGCCGCCGGTGGGCGGAGCAAGGGCGCCGCCCTCTCGGACCTGTTCTGGTACTGGCTCGCCCCCGGCCCCCACGTCCACCAGGAGCACCTGGAGGCGGGGGAGCGCTACGAGGCGGTCGCCGCCGCCACGCGCGGGTTCCTCGCCGTCCGGCGCACCGACGCCGAGGGCCTCGCCCGCCGCTGCGTCGCCGAGGTCCTGGACGACACGGGTGTGCGCGCGCACGTCCGGCTGCGGGACCTGATGATGCCCGTGTGGGCCGCGTTCTACTACGAGACGGTCTTCGGCGAGCCGTGCCCGCGCGGCGCGCGCGACCTGATCGTCGGCCACGCCGACGACGTCGTCACCGCACTCAAGTGCTGCGGGCTGCGGCACATGCGCCGCCGTGACCGGCTGACCCGCTACCTCGCGGCCCGGCTGCCGGACGTGCGGTGCCCGCTCCCCGCCGGGCTGCCCGACGAAGAACGCGCCCTGTACCTCCAGGGGACGTTCTTCAACACCGCCGTCGTCCAGATGTCGGAGGCCATGGCGCACCTGCTGATGGTCCTCGCGCAGCACCCGCGCGCGCAGGAGGAGGCCCGGACCGGCGACGACCGGCGGCTCGACCAGCTGATCGCGGAGACGATGCGGCTCTACCCGCTGTTCGGCGTCGCGCACCGCATCACCACCGCCGACATCCCCCTCGGCGGCGGCGCCGCGATCCCGTCCGGATCGGTGCTGTGCTTCAACTACCCCGACTACCACCGCGCCGGGCTCCCCGACCCCGGCCGCTTCGACCCGGACCGTTTCGCCCCGCCCCGCCACCGCGACCTCAGGCACATCCCGTTCGGCGTCGCCGCCAACCGCCCGTGCCCGGCCTGGCGGCTCGCGCCGATCACCATGCGGGCCGCCGCGCGGGAGGTCCTGCGCCGCCACACGCTCGTCTCGTCCGCCTCGCACACCCGGTCGATGCCCAACCGGGGGCCGTGCCTGCTCGTCCCGCGCGGCGACACGCGCCCGCACCGTCCCGCGCTGCTGCTCATGCGGCTGCGCGACCGCTGGGAGGACGTCTGGCGCAGCCTCGTCCAGCTCGTCCTCGGGACCTACATGGTCCGGGACGCGCGGCGGCGGCGGATGTGCGGACGCCACTTCGACCCCGACCCCTCGTGA
- a CDS encoding phosphodiester glycosidase family protein, translated as MVTRIAAVLAAGTTIVLVAAVPGAAAGSPPRPGRPGPDGAGSGERPERRSGGAPAGPVVVAPPRYTSTTRLAPGVVFKTFETSGSGGPVLGDLLEVDLRAPGVRVGLLRPPAVASRRTVSRMADAQHALAGVNGDFFNISETRPGVPATGAASGPEIDDGEPRKAAVPDGQRFGPALPPGTSGEDVIGVGADRRGRVARLRLSGTISAGDTTIPLRGLNQYALPDDAAGAFTSAWGTVSRRRAVCGSDTRRDDPCDTDTAEVTVRSGVVVKVSDTVGEGAIPDGTTVLVGRGKAAGRLRELAEGRRVGVRYRFTKAEGLRFAVGGFAILRGGEPLDGLDPRGPAPRTAAGVGDGGRRFYLLVVDGRSAKSRGLTVAEMAGLLEETGSDDGVNLDGGGSTTFAARRQEEPAVTVRNAPSDGSERAVANGIGVFTGS; from the coding sequence GTGGTGACGAGGATTGCGGCCGTGCTCGCGGCCGGGACGACGATCGTGCTGGTCGCGGCGGTCCCCGGCGCCGCCGCCGGGTCGCCGCCGCGGCCGGGCCGTCCCGGGCCCGACGGCGCCGGATCGGGCGAGCGGCCGGAGAGGCGGTCGGGGGGCGCCCCGGCCGGGCCCGTCGTCGTGGCACCGCCGCGCTACACCTCGACGACCCGGCTGGCGCCGGGGGTGGTCTTCAAGACGTTCGAGACGTCCGGGTCCGGCGGGCCGGTGCTCGGCGACCTGCTGGAGGTCGATCTGCGCGCCCCCGGCGTCCGCGTGGGCCTGCTGCGCCCCCCGGCCGTCGCCTCCCGCCGGACCGTCTCACGGATGGCGGACGCGCAGCACGCCCTGGCGGGGGTGAACGGCGACTTCTTCAACATCAGCGAGACCCGGCCGGGCGTGCCGGCGACCGGGGCCGCGTCCGGCCCCGAGATCGACGACGGCGAGCCGCGCAAGGCCGCCGTGCCGGACGGGCAGCGGTTCGGCCCGGCCCTGCCGCCGGGCACCTCCGGTGAGGACGTCATCGGGGTCGGCGCCGACCGCCGCGGCCGGGTCGCGCGCCTGCGCCTCAGCGGCACGATCAGCGCCGGGGACACCACGATCCCGCTGCGCGGGCTCAACCAGTACGCGCTGCCGGACGACGCCGCCGGGGCGTTCACCAGCGCGTGGGGCACGGTGTCGCGGCGCCGCGCCGTCTGCGGCAGCGACACCCGCCGCGACGACCCGTGCGACACCGACACCGCCGAGGTGACGGTGCGGAGCGGCGTCGTGGTCAAGGTGTCCGACACCGTCGGCGAGGGCGCCATCCCGGACGGCACGACCGTCCTGGTCGGGCGGGGCAAGGCGGCGGGCCGGCTGCGGGAGCTGGCCGAGGGGCGGCGCGTGGGCGTCCGCTACCGGTTCACCAAGGCCGAGGGGCTCCGGTTCGCCGTGGGCGGCTTCGCCATCCTGCGCGGCGGCGAGCCGCTCGACGGCCTGGACCCGCGCGGCCCCGCCCCGCGGACCGCCGCCGGCGTGGGCGACGGCGGCCGCCGCTTCTACCTGCTCGTCGTGGACGGCCGGTCGGCGAAGAGCCGCGGCCTGACCGTCGCGGAGATGGCCGGGCTCCTGGAGGAGACGGGCTCGGACGACGGGGTGAACCTCGACGGCGGCGGCTCCACCACGTTCGCCGCCCGCCGCCAGGAGGAGCCCGCCGTCACCGTGCGCAACGCGCCGTCCGACGGCTCCGAGCGCGCCGTCGCCAACGGCATCGGCGTCTTCACCGGATCGTGA
- a CDS encoding response regulator transcription factor: MAALPAQAGRTAHRLLIVEDDGELGRTLTGLFAAQGYAVDLAADGQRGLHLALSRGHDAMIVDRGLPDADGIELVLRLRRRAVTAPVLVLGASGAVADRVAGLDAGAEDYLVKPFEVDELLARVRALLRRNLDLAWLLPLGAGWFDAECRVVGLPSGEQVRLSDRECRLLRALVTRPRQVHTRAALRQRVFDGARTESIVDTYVYYLRRKLGDGVVHTVRGVGYRMGEL; the protein is encoded by the coding sequence GTGGCCGCGCTACCCGCCCAAGCCGGCCGGACCGCACACCGGTTGCTCATCGTCGAGGACGACGGCGAGCTCGGCCGGACGCTGACCGGCCTGTTCGCCGCGCAGGGGTACGCGGTCGACCTCGCCGCCGACGGCCAGCGCGGGCTGCACCTCGCGCTGAGCCGCGGCCACGACGCGATGATCGTCGACCGGGGGCTGCCGGACGCCGACGGGATCGAGCTGGTGCTGCGGCTGCGCCGCCGCGCGGTCACCGCCCCGGTGCTGGTGCTCGGCGCGTCCGGCGCGGTCGCCGACCGGGTCGCCGGGCTGGACGCCGGCGCCGAGGACTACCTGGTCAAGCCGTTCGAGGTGGACGAACTGCTGGCGCGGGTGCGGGCGCTGCTGCGCCGGAACCTGGACCTGGCGTGGCTGCTCCCGCTCGGCGCCGGCTGGTTCGACGCCGAGTGCCGGGTCGTCGGCCTGCCGAGCGGCGAGCAGGTGCGGCTGTCGGACCGCGAATGCCGGCTGCTGCGCGCGCTCGTGACCCGCCCCCGGCAGGTGCACACGCGCGCCGCGCTGCGCCAGCGGGTCTTCGACGGCGCCCGGACGGAGTCCATCGTCGACACCTACGTCTACTATCTGCGCCGCAAACTGGGCGACGGCGTCGTGCACACCGTGCGCGGTGTCGGCTACCGCATGGGCGAACTGTGA
- a CDS encoding DeoR/GlpR family DNA-binding transcription regulator — MTSSKRRAQIVSSVRTKGAASVRELAATLQVSESTIRRDLDVLDRNGELVRTYGGAALSPQAASPEISFAASAERDSAEKEAVAERAASLVEDDMVVVLDIGTSTRLIARRLRGRPVTVITANLAVLDELRDDDAVRVCLLGGVVRRNYLSLVGSLTEAALRQVSADLVFLSCTGVRPNGHVVDDMEIETQLKRAMIEAADRVVLVAGEAKFPGTGSLRVCSLAQIDTLVTTPGADPRTLGLCRQAGGKVFIA, encoded by the coding sequence GTGACATCGAGCAAGCGTCGTGCGCAGATCGTGTCGTCCGTGCGCACCAAGGGAGCCGCCTCCGTCCGCGAGCTGGCCGCGACCCTCCAGGTGAGCGAGTCGACGATCCGCCGCGATCTCGACGTGCTGGACCGCAACGGCGAGCTCGTCCGGACCTACGGGGGAGCGGCACTGTCGCCGCAGGCGGCGTCACCGGAGATCTCCTTCGCGGCGTCGGCGGAGCGCGACAGCGCCGAGAAGGAGGCGGTGGCCGAGCGCGCCGCCTCCCTCGTCGAGGACGACATGGTCGTCGTCCTCGACATCGGCACCAGCACCCGGCTGATCGCGCGGCGGCTGCGCGGCCGGCCGGTCACGGTGATCACCGCGAACCTCGCGGTGCTCGACGAGCTGCGCGACGACGACGCCGTCCGGGTGTGCCTGCTCGGCGGCGTCGTGCGGCGCAACTACCTCTCGCTCGTCGGGTCGCTGACCGAGGCGGCGCTGCGCCAGGTCAGCGCCGACCTGGTCTTCCTGAGCTGTACCGGCGTCCGCCCCAACGGCCACGTCGTGGACGACATGGAGATCGAGACGCAGCTCAAGCGGGCCATGATCGAGGCCGCCGACCGGGTGGTCCTCGTCGCGGGCGAGGCCAAGTTCCCCGGCACCGGGTCGCTGCGCGTCTGCTCCCTCGCGCAGATCGACACGCTGGTCACCACGCCCGGCGCCGACCCCCGGACTCTCGGGCTCTGCCGGCAGGCGGGCGGGAAGGTGTTCATCGCATGA
- a CDS encoding extracellular solute-binding protein codes for MPTLMRRGAVAAAAALVTALAAACAPGSSGDKPAGKAPAAVSTDVAKAGNVTLTVWDQEVQGGLKEQIEKLNAQFQATYPNVKINRVSRSFSDLQKTLRLALSGSNPPDVVEANQGYASMAQFVKAGMLLPLDPYDQVYGWKKRYPKGLLDLNSVTDDGKLIGSGKLYGVSLNGEIVGLYYNKEKLQKLGIQPPKTWAEFDQALATAKGKGEVPIAFGNVEKLPAMQLYGILQDGLADKEAVRRLVFGSGGSWTDGPNVQAAQKLADWSKKGYFTKNANSIKWDDTPVNFAKGEGVFMFGGTWWAPDLNDRMKEKVGFMLPPASQAGAPVATMGGESLPWSITAKSKHADVAAAYINFITSPKAMDVSVETGNLPVLPAPSRQPSAALMREVSAAWGELSRNDGTTPYLDYATPTFTDAFGGPLQELVAGRRSPEEAMKAAQDDYTAFQNKK; via the coding sequence ATGCCGACACTGATGAGGCGAGGGGCGGTCGCGGCCGCGGCCGCCCTCGTGACCGCGCTCGCCGCCGCGTGCGCCCCGGGCTCGTCCGGCGACAAGCCCGCGGGCAAGGCGCCCGCGGCGGTCAGCACCGACGTCGCCAAGGCGGGGAACGTGACGCTCACCGTCTGGGACCAGGAGGTCCAGGGCGGGCTGAAGGAGCAGATCGAGAAGCTGAACGCCCAGTTCCAGGCCACCTACCCCAACGTCAAGATCAACCGGGTGTCGCGGTCCTTCAGCGACCTGCAGAAGACCCTGCGGCTGGCGCTGTCGGGGAGCAACCCGCCGGACGTCGTGGAGGCCAACCAGGGCTACGCGTCGATGGCGCAGTTCGTCAAGGCGGGCATGCTGCTGCCGCTCGACCCCTACGACCAGGTGTACGGGTGGAAGAAGCGTTACCCCAAGGGCCTGCTGGACCTCAACAGCGTCACCGACGACGGGAAGCTCATCGGCTCGGGGAAGCTGTACGGCGTCTCCCTCAACGGTGAGATCGTCGGCCTGTACTACAACAAGGAGAAGCTGCAGAAGCTCGGTATCCAGCCGCCGAAGACGTGGGCGGAGTTCGACCAGGCGCTCGCCACCGCCAAGGGCAAGGGCGAGGTCCCCATCGCGTTCGGCAACGTCGAGAAGCTGCCCGCGATGCAGCTCTACGGCATCCTCCAGGACGGCCTCGCCGACAAGGAGGCCGTCCGCAGGCTCGTGTTCGGCAGTGGCGGCTCCTGGACCGACGGCCCGAACGTCCAGGCCGCGCAGAAGCTCGCCGACTGGTCCAAGAAGGGCTACTTCACCAAGAACGCCAACTCCATCAAGTGGGACGACACGCCCGTGAACTTCGCCAAGGGGGAGGGCGTGTTCATGTTCGGCGGCACCTGGTGGGCGCCCGACCTGAACGACCGCATGAAGGAGAAGGTCGGCTTCATGCTGCCGCCCGCGTCCCAGGCCGGGGCGCCGGTGGCGACGATGGGCGGCGAGAGCCTGCCGTGGTCCATCACGGCCAAGTCCAAGCACGCGGACGTCGCGGCGGCCTACATCAACTTCATCACCTCGCCGAAGGCGATGGACGTCTCGGTCGAGACCGGCAACCTGCCTGTGCTCCCCGCGCCGTCCAGGCAGCCGTCGGCGGCGCTGATGCGCGAGGTGTCGGCGGCCTGGGGTGAGCTGAGCAGGAACGACGGCACCACTCCCTACCTCGACTACGCGACGCCCACCTTCACCGACGCGTTCGGCGGCCCGCTCCAGGAGCTCGTCGCGGGGAGGAGGTCGCCGGAGGAGGCCATGAAGGCGGCCCAGGACGACTACACCGCCTTCCAGAACAAGAAGTGA
- a CDS encoding 6-phospho-beta-glucosidase — protein sequence MKLAILGGGGFRVPYVYQALLHDHGSPRIEEVRLQDSDPGRLEAMAAVLAALAEGVADAPAVRTGTDLDRALEGADFVFAAVRVGGVAGRVCDERIALDLGVLGQETTGPGGIAYGLRTIPVMVDIARRVKALAPDAYVINFTNPAGMITEAMQGVLGDRVLGVCDTPSGLGTRVAAALGLEPARLQLDYVGLNHLGWMRRILHDGVDVLPRLLADDALLGSLEEGVVFGREWLRDLGVIPNEYLYYYYFNREAVRATLDAPRTRGEFLAAQQEAFYERIAAASGGAALRLWRETVASRSASYMAEMKGAETGQALDGHAGVDPVDEGYAGVALSVMAAISRNEPATMILNVRNGATVAALPADAVVEVPVTVDANGIHPLVLDQPDLHQTGLMQQVKAVERLTVSAALTGSRTDAVKAFGLHPLVDSVSVGRRLLDGYIDRVPEVAAVFTPGGGR from the coding sequence ATGAAGCTGGCCATTCTCGGCGGCGGCGGGTTCCGGGTGCCCTACGTGTACCAGGCCCTGCTGCACGACCACGGCTCCCCGCGCATCGAGGAGGTCCGGCTCCAGGACTCCGACCCCGGGCGGCTGGAGGCGATGGCGGCGGTGCTCGCCGCGCTCGCCGAGGGTGTCGCGGACGCGCCGGCGGTCCGCACCGGCACGGACCTGGACAGGGCGCTGGAGGGTGCCGACTTCGTCTTCGCCGCCGTCAGGGTCGGCGGCGTCGCCGGGCGCGTGTGCGACGAGCGCATCGCGCTCGACCTGGGCGTCCTCGGGCAGGAGACCACCGGGCCGGGCGGCATCGCCTACGGGCTGCGCACCATCCCCGTCATGGTCGACATCGCCCGCCGGGTCAAGGCGCTGGCCCCGGACGCCTACGTCATCAACTTCACCAACCCCGCCGGCATGATCACCGAGGCGATGCAGGGCGTCCTCGGGGACCGCGTGCTCGGCGTCTGCGACACCCCGTCCGGGCTCGGCACGCGGGTCGCCGCCGCGCTCGGGCTGGAGCCCGCGCGGCTCCAGCTCGACTACGTGGGCCTGAACCACCTCGGCTGGATGCGCCGCATCCTGCACGACGGCGTGGACGTGCTGCCCCGCCTGCTCGCCGACGACGCGCTGCTCGGCTCGCTGGAGGAGGGCGTCGTCTTCGGCCGCGAGTGGCTGCGCGACCTCGGCGTCATCCCCAACGAGTACCTGTACTACTACTACTTCAACCGGGAGGCGGTGCGCGCCACCCTCGACGCGCCGCGGACCCGCGGCGAGTTCCTCGCCGCGCAGCAGGAGGCGTTCTACGAGCGGATCGCGGCGGCGTCCGGCGGCGCGGCGCTGAGGCTGTGGCGCGAGACCGTCGCCTCCCGCAGCGCCAGCTACATGGCGGAGATGAAGGGCGCGGAGACCGGGCAGGCGCTCGACGGCCACGCCGGGGTGGACCCGGTGGACGAGGGGTACGCCGGGGTCGCGCTCAGCGTGATGGCCGCGATCAGCCGCAACGAGCCCGCCACGATGATCCTCAACGTCCGCAACGGCGCGACCGTCGCCGCGCTGCCCGCGGACGCCGTGGTCGAGGTCCCCGTCACCGTGGACGCCAACGGGATCCACCCGCTCGTCCTGGACCAGCCGGACCTGCACCAGACCGGCCTCATGCAGCAGGTGAAGGCGGTGGAGCGGCTGACCGTCTCGGCCGCCCTCACCGGGTCGCGGACCGACGCCGTCAAGGCGTTCGGCCTGCATCCCCTGGTCGACTCGGTGTCGGTCGGCCGCCGCCTGCTCGACGGCTACATCGACCGCGTCCCCGAGGTGGCGGCGGTCTTCACACCCGGAGGCGGCAGGTGA
- a CDS encoding cation:proton antiporter: MDTPAPAAVLAAPADANLALVLDVLPALAVILITAAVCGRLATMMMQPRVLGEMVAGVLLGPTLFGALFPDAQKAVFPADARPVLYVLSTIGLTLYMFLVGAGMDHAAAPPGEGRRAAVLAASGVLPSLLLGMVTGALLWGTLSRADVPRLQFALFVGGALSLTAFPMLARILYERNLENSPLGRLSLLAASVDDALAWCLLAVLSALHLGSGMGGAVRTIVLAVVFAAVTLLVVSRLLRPLGREFARTGEFGPTMMYAAVLVPLVGGWLTDWIGVYSVFGGFVAGLAMPRDAAFRRALHERMMGVVSTLLLPVFFAFSGLNTDLGGITGGTMLLALLLIMAAGFSGKYFGCSLAMRSLGFGRRESYAVGALMNARGLMILIFINIGLAQGMITRELFAMLVLVAVITTAGALPLYKLALPERLEQREKDVPLGVPVQ, translated from the coding sequence ATGGACACCCCCGCCCCCGCCGCCGTCCTGGCCGCGCCGGCCGACGCGAACCTGGCCCTGGTCCTCGACGTGCTGCCCGCGCTGGCGGTCATCCTGATCACCGCCGCGGTGTGCGGGCGGCTCGCGACGATGATGATGCAGCCGCGCGTCCTCGGCGAGATGGTCGCGGGCGTCCTGCTCGGCCCGACCCTGTTCGGCGCCCTGTTCCCGGACGCCCAGAAGGCGGTGTTCCCCGCCGACGCCCGGCCCGTCCTCTACGTCCTGAGCACGATCGGGCTGACGCTGTACATGTTCCTCGTCGGCGCCGGGATGGACCACGCCGCCGCGCCGCCCGGCGAGGGACGCCGGGCGGCGGTGCTCGCCGCGTCGGGCGTCCTGCCCTCGCTGCTGCTGGGCATGGTCACCGGCGCCCTGCTGTGGGGGACGCTGTCGCGCGCCGACGTCCCACGGCTCCAGTTCGCCCTGTTCGTCGGCGGGGCGCTGTCGCTGACCGCGTTCCCGATGCTCGCGCGGATCCTGTACGAGCGGAACCTGGAGAACAGCCCGCTCGGGCGGCTGTCGCTGCTCGCCGCGTCCGTCGACGACGCCCTCGCCTGGTGCCTGCTGGCCGTCCTGTCGGCGCTGCACCTCGGCTCGGGCATGGGCGGGGCGGTGCGCACCATCGTCCTCGCGGTGGTGTTCGCGGCGGTGACCCTGCTCGTCGTCTCGCGGCTGCTGCGCCCGCTCGGCAGGGAGTTCGCCCGCACCGGCGAGTTCGGCCCCACGATGATGTACGCCGCCGTGCTCGTCCCGCTCGTCGGCGGCTGGCTCACCGACTGGATCGGCGTCTACTCGGTGTTCGGCGGCTTCGTCGCGGGCCTGGCCATGCCGCGGGACGCGGCGTTCCGCAGGGCGCTGCACGAGCGGATGATGGGCGTCGTCTCGACGCTGCTCCTCCCGGTCTTCTTCGCCTTCTCGGGCCTGAACACCGACCTCGGCGGCATCACCGGCGGCACCATGCTGCTCGCGCTGCTGCTGATCATGGCGGCCGGGTTCTCGGGCAAGTACTTCGGCTGCTCGCTGGCGATGCGCTCGCTCGGATTCGGCCGCCGCGAGTCGTACGCGGTCGGCGCGCTGATGAACGCGCGCGGGCTGATGATCCTCATCTTCATCAACATAGGGCTGGCCCAGGGGATGATCACCCGTGAGCTGTTCGCCATGCTCGTGCTCGTGGCGGTCATCACCACGGCGGGGGCGCTTCCGCTTTACAAGCTGGCCCTCCCGGAGAGGCTTGAGCAGAGGGAAAAAGACGTTCCCCTCGGAGTTCCGGTTCAATGA
- a CDS encoding carbohydrate kinase family protein, whose amino-acid sequence MTAEILNGAPPRTDAAEPAREEAAGRAPEPSLADPCAERGRAGELLRRAGDTGASPGLDVFLSGQVFMDMIFTGLPGLPPPGTELFTDGLGSAPGGIANIAVAMSRLGLRVGLAAPFGDDLFGAYLWRTLAEQEGVDLGHSRRVPGWPTPVTVSLAYDSDRSMVTYAKPMPDLSSGAVAGLAGGAGGAGATGAVLGSPPPPARACFVDIERPVPGWAREMRRSGTTVFADLGWDATETWSSEVLDRLEHVDVFLPNAVEAMAYTRTGSPEEAARVLSGRVPVVVVKRGGDGAIAIDSRTGEVAETPALPVEALDATGAGDVFGAGFLFGTLAGLPLAERLRFANLCAGLSVRHRSGSLGAPCWGEIAAFGESGEVPESELEKYAFVVDYIPDSATDTVVRAEPTLRADPPRPS is encoded by the coding sequence ATGACGGCGGAGATCCTGAACGGGGCCCCGCCCCGCACGGACGCGGCGGAGCCCGCACGGGAGGAGGCCGCCGGGCGCGCGCCCGAGCCGTCGCTCGCCGACCCGTGCGCCGAGCGCGGCCGCGCGGGCGAGCTGCTCCGCCGCGCCGGCGACACCGGCGCCTCGCCCGGCCTGGACGTCTTCCTGTCCGGCCAGGTGTTCATGGACATGATCTTCACCGGGCTGCCCGGGCTGCCGCCGCCCGGCACCGAGCTGTTCACCGACGGGCTCGGGTCGGCGCCGGGCGGTATCGCCAACATCGCGGTCGCGATGAGCCGGCTCGGCCTGCGCGTCGGCCTCGCGGCCCCCTTCGGCGACGACCTGTTCGGCGCCTACCTGTGGCGGACCCTCGCCGAGCAGGAGGGCGTCGACCTCGGCCACTCCCGGCGGGTGCCGGGCTGGCCCACGCCGGTCACGGTGTCGCTGGCCTACGACTCCGACCGCAGCATGGTCACTTACGCCAAGCCCATGCCGGACCTCTCGTCCGGCGCGGTCGCGGGTCTCGCCGGCGGTGCGGGGGGTGCGGGCGCCACGGGGGCGGTGCTCGGCTCCCCGCCACCTCCCGCGCGCGCCTGCTTCGTCGACATCGAGCGCCCCGTGCCGGGCTGGGCCAGGGAGATGCGGAGGTCGGGCACGACGGTGTTCGCCGATCTCGGCTGGGACGCGACCGAGACGTGGTCCAGCGAGGTCCTGGACCGGCTGGAGCACGTGGACGTGTTCCTGCCGAACGCCGTGGAGGCCATGGCCTACACCCGCACCGGCTCGCCCGAGGAGGCCGCGCGCGTCCTCTCGGGGCGCGTCCCCGTGGTGGTGGTCAAACGCGGCGGCGACGGCGCCATCGCGATCGACTCCCGGACGGGCGAGGTCGCCGAGACCCCGGCGCTGCCCGTGGAGGCCCTCGACGCGACCGGGGCGGGAGACGTGTTCGGCGCGGGGTTCCTGTTCGGGACCCTCGCCGGGCTGCCGCTCGCCGAGCGGCTGCGGTTCGCCAACCTGTGCGCGGGCCTGTCGGTCCGGCACCGCAGCGGCTCGCTCGGCGCCCCGTGCTGGGGCGAGATCGCCGCGTTCGGCGAGTCCGGCGAGGTCCCCGAGTCCGAGCTCGAGAAGTACGCCTTCGTCGTCGACTACATCCCCGACTCGGCCACCGACACCGTCGTCCGGGCCGAACCCACCCTCCGGGCCGACCCCCCGCGGCCGTCCTAG
- a CDS encoding alpha-hydroxy acid oxidase, giving the protein MTAVAGVRSPATPRDFEAAARARLDPAHYDYFAGGAGGEATLRANEAAFGRLALLPRVLRGAGAARTGVTLLGRPAGMPVLVAPTAFHRLADPEGERATARAAAATGTIMIVSMAATVAVGDVAAAAPGAVLWFQLYVQPDMRFTETIVRRAEAAGCAALVVTVDSPARGVRERELRHGFDDLPDGLNCENLRDGTRVRPIVMSPEIGWGHIARLRGMTDLPIVLKGVLNPADVRPALDHGAAALMVSNHGGRQLDSLPATADMLPEIVAAAGGAVPVLLDGGVRRGTDVVKALALGAAAVAVGRPVLWGLAADGERGAARVLGLLRAEVADALTLCGCASAADVGPDLVRRAC; this is encoded by the coding sequence GTGACCGCCGTGGCCGGCGTGCGGTCCCCGGCGACCCCGCGCGACTTCGAGGCGGCGGCGCGCGCCCGCCTGGACCCGGCGCACTACGACTACTTCGCGGGCGGCGCGGGCGGCGAGGCCACCCTGCGGGCCAACGAGGCCGCGTTCGGGCGGCTCGCGCTGCTCCCCCGCGTCCTGCGCGGCGCGGGCGCCGCCCGGACCGGCGTCACGCTGCTCGGCCGCCCGGCGGGCATGCCGGTGCTGGTGGCGCCGACCGCCTTCCACCGGCTCGCCGACCCCGAGGGCGAGCGCGCCACCGCGCGCGCCGCGGCCGCCACCGGCACGATCATGATCGTCAGCATGGCCGCCACCGTCGCGGTCGGGGACGTGGCCGCCGCCGCGCCCGGGGCCGTCCTGTGGTTCCAGCTCTACGTCCAGCCGGACATGCGCTTCACCGAGACGATCGTCCGGCGTGCCGAGGCCGCGGGCTGCGCGGCGCTGGTCGTCACCGTCGACTCGCCCGCCCGCGGCGTCCGCGAGCGCGAGCTGCGGCACGGCTTCGACGACCTCCCCGACGGCCTGAACTGCGAGAACCTCCGCGACGGGACGCGCGTGCGGCCGATCGTGATGTCCCCGGAGATCGGCTGGGGGCACATCGCCCGGCTCCGGGGGATGACCGACCTGCCGATCGTCCTCAAGGGCGTCCTCAACCCCGCCGACGTGCGCCCGGCGCTCGACCACGGCGCCGCCGCGCTGATGGTGTCCAACCACGGCGGCCGCCAGCTCGACTCGCTCCCGGCGACCGCCGACATGCTCCCCGAGATCGTCGCCGCGGCGGGCGGGGCCGTGCCGGTGCTGCTGGACGGCGGCGTCCGGCGCGGCACCGACGTCGTCAAGGCGCTCGCGCTCGGCGCCGCCGCCGTCGCCGTCGGCCGCCCGGTCCTCTGGGGCCTCGCCGCGGACGGCGAGCGGGGCGCCGCGCGCGTGCTCGGCCTGCTGCGCGCCGAGGTCGCGGACGCGCTCACCCTGTGCGGCTGCGCGTCCGCCGCCGACGTCGGCCCGGACCTGGTGCGGCGCGCATGCTGA